A window of Fragaria vesca subsp. vesca linkage group LG7, FraVesHawaii_1.0, whole genome shotgun sequence contains these coding sequences:
- the LOC101299326 gene encoding uncharacterized protein LOC101299326 has protein sequence MSISSESHHPDLHQHSLHSTLSVVGDETWPGEISYILVAVLIWSRCEDRVLTSIRGLFNDSELDSFGLIPSSLVGEDYTKSVKMSSLQLNFTDLCNNGSSLDELNTIFH, from the exons ATGTCAATCTCGTCGGAATCCCACCATCCAGATCTTCATCAACACTCCCTTCACAGCACTCTGTCCGTCGTCGGGGACGAAACCTGGCCGGGAGAAATATCTTATATCCTAGTTGCTGTTTTAATATGG TCTAGGTGCGAGGATAGAGTTTTAACATCAATTCGGGGACTGTTCAATGACTCTGAGCTTGATTCATTTGGCCTTATCCCGTCAAGCTTGGTAGGTGAAGATTACACAAAATCTGTGAAG ATGAGTTCTTTGCAATTGAATTTCACCGACCTCTGCAACAACGGATCATCCCTCGATGAGCTCAATACAATTTTCCACTAA
- the LOC101299899 gene encoding ATPase ASNA1 homolog, which produces MAGSDLPEGTLQNVLEQETLKWVFVGGKGGVGKTTCSSILSILLASVRSSVLIISTDPAHNLSDAFQQKFTKTPTLVNGFPNLYAMEVDPTVEHEDIGGENGMDSLVSELANAIPGIDEAMSFAEMLKLVQTMDYSVIVFDTAPTGHTLRLLQFPSTLEKGLAKVMSLKNKFGGLMSQMTRMFGMDDEFGEDAILGKLEGMKEVIEQVNKQFKDPDLTTFVCVCIPEFLSLYETERLVQELAKFEIDTHNIIINQVLYDEEDSQSKLLKARMRMQQKYLDQFYMLYDDFNITKLPLLPEEVTGVEALKAFSRHFLTPYQPSTSTVESLEQRVSALRQQLKDTEAELERLRKGKEKA; this is translated from the exons ATGGCAGGCTCTGATTTACCAGAAGGGACCCTGCAGAACGTACTGGAGCAGGAGACCCTCAAGTGGGTCTTCGTTGGCGGCAAAGGTGGTGTTGGCAAAACGACGTGTAGTTCAATCCTCTCGATCCTTCTCGCCAGTGTCAGATCCTCTGTTTTGATCATCTCCACTGACCCTGCTCACAATCTCAGCGACGCTTTTCAGCAAAAGTTTACCAAGACTCCTACTTTGGTTAATGGGTTCCCCAATTTGTATGCTATG GAAGTAGATCCTACTGTTGAGCATGAAGACATTGGCGGAGAGAATGGAATGGATAGTTTGGTTTCTGAGCTAGCAAATGCTATTCCAGGGATTGATGAGGCAATGAGCTTTGCAGAGATGTTAAA ATTGGTTCAAACAATGGACTATTCTGTAATTGTATTTGACACTGCACCAACTGGACATACGCTTCGGCTGTTGCAGTTTCCATCAACATTAGAGAAAGGTCTTGCAAAAGTGATGTCTTTGAAAAATAAATTTGGCGGTCTAATGAGTCAG ATGACCCGCATGTTTGGTATGGATGATGAATTTGGAGAGGATGCGATTTTAGGAAAGCTTGAGGGGATGAAAGAAGTAATAGAGCAAGTTAATAAGCAATTCAAAGACCCA GACTTGACAACTTTCGTTTGTGTTTGCATTCCTGAATTCCTCTCTCTCTATGAAACAGAGAGATTGGTGCAGGAACTCGCCAAATTTGAGATAGATACGCATAATATTATCATTAACCAAGTACTTTATGATGAAGAAG ACTCGCAGTCCAAATTACTCAAAGCAAGAATGCGAATGCAACAAAAGTACCTTGACCAGTTCTACATGTTGTATGATGACTTTAACATAACAAAGCTCCCATTGCTACCTGAAGAG GTTACTGGAGTGGAAGCTCTGAAAGCATTTTCACGCCATTTTCTGACACCGTATCAACCTTCCACCAGCACGGTGGAATCGTTAGAGCAAAGGGTGTCTGCGCTAAGGCAGCAGTTGAAAGACACGGAAGCAGAGCTAGAAAGACTAAGAAAAGGAAAGGAAAAGGCCTGA
- the LOC101308033 gene encoding uncharacterized protein LOC101308033: MEKLSPNDLPFFLAKFDKAGINDTELEIPLSFSNKYMVEDNEKHGSVHLDGYNRSWEVSINAHGPFYRRLVEAGMGQFQFRLKSYPWIRDDVELTCNNRNYIIFGAGWQEFVEAYEIHPNDWVHLRFVPESRSIVVTAFRWTDRVRYAATQAPVPSLDPHPSSSSEST; the protein is encoded by the exons ATGGAAAAACTCAGCCCGAACGATCTTCCTTTCTTCCTTGCCAAGTTTGACAAGGCGGGGATTAACGACACTGAATTG GAGATACCATTGTCATTTTCTAACAAATACATGGTAGAAGACAACGAAAAACATGGTTCGGTTCACTTGGACGGTTATAACCGAAGCTGGGAAGTTTCT ATCAATGCTCACGGACCATTCTATAGAAGACTTGTAGAAGCAGGAATGGGTCAATTTCAGTTTCGCCTGAAGTCGTACCCGTGGATCAGGGATGACGTCGAGCTAACATGCAACAATCGGAACTACATCATATTTGGAGCTGGTTGGCAGGAGTTTGTGGAGGCCTATGAAATCCATCCCAACGATTGGGTTCATCTGAGGTTCGTTCCAGAAAGTCGCAGCATTGTTGTGACAGCATTTCGCTGGACAGATAGGGTCCGCTATGCTGCCACTCAAGCACCTGTGCCAAGCCTTGATCCTCATCCATCTTCTTCTTCTGAAAGTACATAA
- the LOC101300183 gene encoding protein FAR1-RELATED SEQUENCE 3-like yields MKEAHITLKQGTECHEDGSRVYKVSVYKRPNFEHTVTYYPRKETESAADPIMVCSCGMFEYRGVPCRHMFSVMKNENIFHLHKSLIVKRWSRDARSVCEIPYPDKEMPQEAVQVSRYGALIADCNRLCFYASKTQEGYNMLKMEIDRLAAIMEGSASDQEKVQGTATPTKKGSIVRDLVPSKTKGREKSDKKNEPSRRKVTCGYCKGGGHNIQTCPVRKEH; encoded by the exons ATGAAAGAGGCTCATATCACACTAAAGCAAGGAACAGAATGTCATGAAGATGGTTCCCGGGTTTACAAGGTATCAGTTTACAAGCGTCCTAATTTTGAACACACTGTTACCTACTACCCTCGGAAAGAGACTGAAAGTGCAGCAGACCCGATTATGGTGTGCTCTTGCGGAATGTTTGAGTATAGGGGAGTGCCGTGTCGTCACATGTTCTCGGTGATGAAAAACGAAAACATCTTTCATCTTCACAAGTCACTGATAGTGAAGAGGTGGTCGAGGGACGCAAGAAGTGTTTGTGAAATCCCATATCCAGACAAAGAAATGCCCCAAGAAGCCGTGCAAGTGAGCAG GTATGGTGCTTTGATTGCTGATTGCAATCGGTTGTGCTTTTATGCTTCAAAGACGCAAGAAGGCTACAACATGTTGAAGATGGAGATCGATAGACTAGCAGCAATTATGGAAGGTTCGGCGAGTGATCAAGAAAAAGTGCAAGGTACGGCTACACCCACGAAGAAAGGTTCTATTGTGAGAGATCTTGTCCCATCTAAGACCAAAGGCAGAGAAAAGAGCGACAAAAAGAATGAGCCATCGAGACGGAAGGTTACCTGTGGTTATTGCAAAGGCGGTGGACACAATATTCAAACATGTCCGGTAAGAAAAGAGCATTAA
- the LOC101308328 gene encoding B3 domain-containing protein At1g49475-like has product MGSCSRRRKDEDTNCPGFYKCVDESVLHKGKLQIPKDFCWFDGVVPQQCHLQTLYGSWNVDVKRIKRVFFLEKGLEEFVVGNSLKQGESLVLQYVGIAKFFVQIYGLNHCERSKASEISLVDSENDEEDVIIIDSDSDPEAQDSEISLDSESKCPRDLVCGRKVSRRGGVRNIATISSSGNPCFSIRICRSHVNRGPLLTPRSFLRNISKPKKVKLQVENVCWNVIWLHPYNKSSRFSGGWVPFFKENKVKEGDICDFELISKSTEVAVIKVTIRRM; this is encoded by the exons ATGGGTTCTTGCAGCAGAAGAAGAAAGGATGAAGACACTAATTGTCCAGGTTTCTACAAGTGTGTGGATGAGTCTGTTCTTCACAAAGGGAAGCTC CAAATTCCCAAAGATTTTTGCTGGTTTGATGGAGTGGTGCCTCAGCAGTGCCATCTTCAGACTCTGTATGGAAGTTGGAATGTGGATGTCAAAAGGATTAAGAGAGTGTTCTTCTTGGAAAAGGGTTTGGAGGAATTTGTAGTTGGCAACTCTTTGAAGCAAGGTGAATCTTTGGTTCTGCAATACGTTGGAATTGCAAAGTTCTTTGTTCAAATATATGGACTCAATCACTGTGAGAGGTCAAAGGCCAGTGAGATCAGCTTAGTGGACTCTGAAAATGACGAAGAAGATGTGATTATTATTGACTCCGACTCTGATCCTGAAGCTCAAGACAGTGAGATCAGCTTGGACTCTGAAAGCAAGTGTCCCA GGGATTTGGTTTGTGGAAGAAAAGTATCAAGGAGAGGTGGAGTTAGAAATATAGCCACAATCAGCTCTTCAGGAAATCCTTGCTTCAGTATCCGGATTTGCCGAAGTCATGTCAACAGAGGACCATTG CTCACACCAAGGAGCTTCCTAAGGAACATTTCCAAGCCAAAGAAGGTCAAGCTTCAAGTTGAAAATGTGTGCTGGAATGTGATCTGGTTACATCCTTACAACAAATCCAGTAGGTTCAGTGGAGGTTGGGTACCCTTTTTTAAGGAGAACAAGGTGAAAGAGGGGGATATATGTGACTTTGAGCTGATTTCAAAGTCAACTGAGGTTGCAGTGATCAAGGTTACTATTAGGAGAATGTAG